Proteins from a genomic interval of Gluconacetobacter diazotrophicus PA1 5:
- a CDS encoding 50S ribosomal protein L25/general stress protein Ctc — protein sequence MTQFTKLEASSRAKAGKGAARATRRDGQVPAVIYGAKQEPTLVALDPRLVVREMQRGGWRSRVYDVTVDGASSPALMREIQLHPVSDKPIHVDFQRLAAGERVHVEVRIVFTGEDKSPGIKRGGVLNIVRHTVEVSADPANIPESFTVDLSQLDIHDNVRWDDLQGTGSVTPTLQIPNFVIATVAAPSADETPEPAAAPAAAPAKK from the coding sequence GTGACCCAATTCACGAAACTCGAGGCTTCATCGCGCGCGAAGGCTGGTAAGGGGGCAGCGCGTGCGACGAGGCGTGACGGCCAGGTCCCGGCCGTCATCTATGGCGCGAAGCAGGAACCGACCCTGGTCGCGCTCGACCCCCGCCTGGTGGTGCGCGAGATGCAGCGCGGCGGCTGGCGTTCGCGCGTGTACGACGTCACCGTCGATGGTGCGTCCTCCCCCGCCCTGATGCGCGAGATCCAGCTGCATCCGGTCAGCGACAAGCCGATCCATGTCGATTTCCAGCGCCTGGCCGCCGGCGAGCGCGTGCATGTCGAAGTGCGGATCGTCTTCACCGGTGAAGACAAGTCCCCCGGCATCAAGCGTGGCGGCGTGCTGAACATCGTCCGTCACACGGTGGAAGTCAGCGCCGATCCGGCGAACATCCCCGAATCGTTCACCGTCGACCTGTCGCAGCTCGACATCCACGACAACGTGCGCTGGGACGACCTGCAGGGCACGGGCAGCGTGACGCCGACGCTGCAGATCCCGAACTTCGTGATCGCGACCGTCGCCGCGCCCAGCGCGGACGAAACGCCCGAGCCCGCCGCTGCCCCCGCCGCGGCTCCCGCGAAGAAGTAA
- the pth gene encoding aminoacyl-tRNA hydrolase, producing the protein MLLWTGLGNPEPGMSRHRHNVGFMAVDRIATRHGFAPWRKRFRGEVAEGRVGTHKVLLLKPLTYMNLSGESVQQAAAFYKIPVESITAFHDELDLAPGRVRVKRGGGAAGHNGLRSMDKMLGSQDYWRVRIGIGHPGVRERVTGHVLGDFAKSDQDWLERMLDAMSDTAPVLADGQPELFMTKMALLAGEKG; encoded by the coding sequence ATGCTGCTCTGGACCGGGCTCGGAAATCCTGAGCCGGGGATGAGCCGGCACCGGCATAATGTCGGTTTCATGGCCGTCGACCGGATCGCGACCCGCCATGGCTTTGCGCCATGGCGGAAACGCTTCCGGGGCGAGGTGGCGGAGGGCCGGGTGGGCACGCACAAGGTGCTGCTGCTCAAACCCCTGACCTATATGAACCTTTCCGGTGAGAGCGTTCAGCAGGCCGCCGCCTTCTATAAAATTCCCGTGGAGTCCATCACCGCGTTTCATGACGAACTGGACCTGGCGCCGGGCCGGGTGCGGGTGAAGCGGGGCGGCGGGGCCGCTGGCCATAACGGCCTGCGCTCGATGGACAAGATGCTGGGCAGCCAGGATTACTGGCGTGTCCGCATCGGCATCGGCCATCCCGGCGTGCGCGAGCGCGTGACGGGCCATGTGCTGGGCGATTTCGCGAAAAGCGACCAGGACTGGCTGGAGCGCATGCTCGACGCCATGTCCGACACGGCGCCGGTCCTGGCGGACGGGCAGCCCGAACTGTTCATGACGAAGATGGCCTTGCTGGCCGGGGAGAAGGGCTGA
- the rsfS gene encoding ribosome silencing factor, whose product MAGTTKAPGTPRKKAAVAGPGKAVNREPAEISLLEKYLAIITESIADDKGEDIVVLDLTGRAAFADRMVVATGLADRQISAMATHIERKLGEAGLKRVLIEGANGSDWVLIDAGDIVIHLFKPEARALYGLERMWGADLDVPPAEAEV is encoded by the coding sequence GTGGCCGGAACGACAAAGGCGCCCGGCACCCCGCGCAAGAAGGCCGCTGTCGCCGGTCCCGGCAAGGCAGTAAACCGCGAACCGGCGGAAATCAGCCTGCTGGAAAAATATCTGGCCATCATCACCGAGAGTATCGCCGACGATAAGGGCGAGGATATCGTGGTGCTGGACCTGACCGGCCGCGCCGCCTTTGCCGACCGGATGGTGGTCGCGACCGGCCTGGCCGATCGCCAGATCTCGGCGATGGCGACCCATATCGAGCGCAAGCTGGGGGAAGCCGGGCTGAAGCGCGTGCTGATCGAAGGCGCGAACGGCTCGGACTGGGTGCTGATCGACGCCGGCGACATCGTCATCCACCTGTTCAAGCCCGAGGCCCGGGCCCTGTATGGGTTGGAGCGGATGTGGGGCGCCGATCTGGATGTTCCGCCGGCCGAGGCTGAAGTCTGA
- a CDS encoding patatin-like phospholipase family protein, whose amino-acid sequence MAPESCRPIDAREGRIGLVLQGGGALGAYQAGVYQELHEAGLEPDWISGVSIGSINAALIAGNPPELRVARLRQFWERVTSRQVWLGDTPAGDSIRKMHNAWSSFMTSTFGQPGFFRPRLANPWLAGRDSHAATSYYDSTPLRDTLESLVDFERLNDSGVRLACGAVNVGSGNFIYFDTVCTRLTIDHVMASAALPPAMPMVRIGQDYYWDGGMVSNTPLQHLLDHVERDSMLVFQVDLFSARGPVPRDMFDVQARTKDIQYSSRTRLITDHYRALHRQNLQIRALLDRIPEADRTDEDRALRRQLSALPAITILQLIYQEEAYEGQTRDFEFSAASMEEHWDAGARDTRMTLSHPDWLRPAPDDAGVIVHDAHRPDR is encoded by the coding sequence ATGGCTCCAGAAAGTTGCCGCCCGATCGATGCACGTGAAGGGCGGATCGGGCTGGTCCTGCAGGGCGGCGGCGCGCTGGGAGCGTACCAGGCGGGCGTCTACCAGGAACTGCACGAGGCGGGACTCGAGCCGGACTGGATCAGCGGAGTTTCGATCGGCAGCATCAACGCGGCCCTGATTGCCGGCAACCCGCCGGAACTGCGCGTGGCACGGTTGCGCCAGTTCTGGGAACGCGTGACATCCCGCCAGGTCTGGCTGGGCGACACGCCCGCCGGGGATTCCATCCGCAAGATGCACAATGCGTGGTCGTCCTTCATGACCAGCACCTTCGGACAACCGGGTTTCTTCCGTCCTCGGCTGGCCAATCCGTGGCTGGCCGGGCGGGACAGCCATGCCGCCACCAGTTATTATGACAGCACGCCGCTGCGCGACACGCTGGAATCCCTGGTCGATTTCGAAAGACTGAACGATTCGGGCGTTCGTCTGGCCTGCGGCGCGGTCAATGTCGGCAGCGGCAATTTCATCTATTTCGACACGGTGTGCACGCGGCTGACGATCGACCATGTGATGGCCAGCGCGGCCTTGCCGCCGGCGATGCCGATGGTGCGGATCGGCCAGGATTATTACTGGGATGGCGGCATGGTGTCGAACACGCCGCTGCAGCACCTGCTGGACCATGTGGAACGGGACAGCATGCTGGTCTTCCAGGTCGACCTGTTTTCAGCCCGGGGACCCGTGCCGCGGGACATGTTCGATGTGCAGGCCCGCACCAAGGATATCCAGTATTCGTCCCGCACGCGCCTGATCACGGATCATTATCGCGCGCTGCATCGGCAGAACCTGCAGATCCGCGCCCTGCTGGACCGTATTCCCGAAGCCGACCGGACGGACGAGGACCGGGCGCTGCGCCGGCAATTATCGGCCCTGCCGGCCATCACCATCCTGCAACTGATCTACCAGGAAGAAGCGTATGAGGGGCAGACGCGGGATTTCGAATTTTCCGCGGCGTCGATGGAGGAGCACTGGGACGCGGGCGCACGCGACACCCGCATGACCCTGTCCCACCCCGACTGGCTACGCCCCGCGCCGGACGATGCGGGGGTGATCGTCCACGACGCGCACCGTCCGGACCGCTGA
- a CDS encoding nucleotidyltransferase family protein, with the protein MATGIVALVLAAGRSSRSGDRHKLLAPDQMGQPMIARTLQAVCASAVDTVIVVLGHRANDLRAAIDTHAPYAREVAVTMAADHADGLSASLRAGLRMAEARHPSGILVCLGDMPWIGPDVITRLLARHRQSPAPVTVPVHDGRQGHPVLWDRTMIPALMALKGDRGGGALMRALGERVATVQAGATIHEDFDTPDRLDQFAATRPAGPGLTGPS; encoded by the coding sequence GTGGCTACCGGAATCGTGGCGCTGGTCCTGGCTGCGGGCCGGTCATCGCGATCGGGGGACCGCCATAAATTGCTGGCCCCCGACCAGATGGGGCAACCGATGATCGCACGCACGCTGCAGGCGGTCTGTGCCAGCGCGGTAGATACCGTCATTGTCGTGCTGGGCCATCGCGCGAACGACCTCCGCGCCGCCATCGATACCCATGCGCCCTATGCCCGCGAGGTGGCCGTCACCATGGCCGCCGATCATGCGGATGGCCTGTCCGCCAGCCTGCGCGCCGGATTGAGGATGGCGGAAGCCCGCCACCCATCGGGAATCCTGGTCTGCCTGGGAGACATGCCCTGGATCGGACCCGATGTGATCACGCGCCTGCTGGCCCGACACCGGCAAAGCCCCGCTCCCGTTACCGTCCCGGTCCATGATGGACGACAGGGCCACCCCGTCCTGTGGGATCGGACGATGATTCCCGCCCTGATGGCGCTGAAGGGCGATCGCGGCGGCGGAGCGCTGATGCGTGCCCTGGGGGAGCGTGTGGCGACGGTCCAGGCCGGCGCCACGATCCATGAGGATTTCGATACGCCGGACCGGCTGGACCAGTTTGCCGCCACGCGCCCGGCCGGTCCCGGTTTGACTGGTCCCAGTTGA
- a CDS encoding CHAP domain-containing protein codes for MRAGGLGRSFLFSMAAASLGLILPHAADARRPAHHVAQPVQHGHHVQHAAYRRHEAGHVIQCVAFAKTASDVVLHGNAVNWWYNAAGVYARGSAPEAGSVLNFRATRRMPLGHVAVVTNVIDSRTVTIDQSHWAQRGISRNVSVIDVSPNNDWSAVRVALAHQGTYGSIYPTYGFIYPRSDTSGRVMMASAGRSAVRATDSALSHPMRSTEVAEAPDSLPVVTYGHAFRDDAPDRSIR; via the coding sequence ATGCGGGCAGGCGGTTTGGGACGTTCGTTCCTCTTTTCCATGGCGGCCGCGTCCCTCGGTCTGATCCTTCCCCACGCAGCCGATGCGCGGCGCCCGGCGCATCACGTCGCCCAGCCGGTGCAGCATGGCCATCATGTCCAGCATGCCGCCTATCGCCGTCACGAGGCGGGCCATGTCATCCAGTGCGTGGCCTTCGCGAAGACTGCTTCCGATGTCGTGCTGCACGGCAATGCCGTCAACTGGTGGTACAATGCCGCTGGCGTCTATGCCCGCGGATCGGCCCCCGAGGCGGGCAGCGTCCTGAACTTCCGCGCCACCCGCCGCATGCCACTGGGCCATGTCGCGGTCGTCACCAACGTCATCGACAGCCGCACCGTCACCATCGACCAGTCGCACTGGGCACAGCGCGGCATCAGCCGCAACGTGTCGGTCATCGACGTGTCGCCCAACAATGACTGGAGCGCCGTGCGCGTGGCGCTGGCCCACCAGGGCACCTACGGCAGTATCTATCCCACCTATGGCTTCATCTATCCGCGTTCGGACACCAGCGGACGCGTCATGATGGCCAGCGCCGGCCGCTCGGCGGTCCGCGCCACCGACAGCGCGCTGAGCCATCCGATGCGTTCGACCGAAGTGGCCGAAGCGCCGGACAGCCTGCCGGTAGTGACCTACGGCCACGCGTTCCGCGACGACGCCCCCGACCGTTCGATCCGCTAG
- a CDS encoding MBL fold metallo-hydrolase — protein sequence MSLSRDPDLDGLELVVVPVTAFGQNCSILWDPGSRHAVVVDPGGDVPRLLHELASRDLTVDAILLTHGHLDHAGGADALRAELSGRQGAAVPVIGPDARDAFLLSDIAAQAARYGLEGMRDVTVDRFVTDNEILPLLGRSFEVRHVPGHTPGHVVFYDPRARFACVGDTLFRGSVGRTDFPYGDGPQLIKAITDRLLPLGDDVSILPGHGGLTTIGAERHGNPFLI from the coding sequence ATGTCATTGTCTCGTGATCCGGATCTGGACGGCCTGGAACTCGTGGTCGTGCCGGTCACCGCGTTCGGACAGAATTGTTCGATTCTGTGGGACCCGGGCAGCCGCCACGCGGTGGTGGTCGATCCGGGCGGCGACGTCCCCCGCCTGCTGCATGAACTGGCATCGCGCGACCTGACGGTGGATGCGATCCTGCTGACCCACGGCCATCTGGACCACGCGGGCGGGGCAGACGCGTTGCGGGCCGAACTGTCGGGGCGGCAGGGCGCGGCGGTGCCGGTCATCGGCCCCGATGCGCGCGATGCGTTCCTGTTGTCCGATATCGCCGCCCAGGCGGCGCGCTATGGGCTGGAAGGGATGCGGGACGTAACGGTCGATCGCTTCGTCACGGATAACGAGATCCTGCCCTTGCTCGGTCGCTCGTTCGAAGTGCGGCACGTGCCCGGCCATACGCCGGGGCATGTCGTGTTCTACGACCCGCGCGCCCGCTTCGCCTGCGTCGGCGACACCTTGTTCCGCGGATCGGTCGGCCGCACCGATTTTCCCTACGGGGACGGGCCGCAGCTGATCAAGGCCATCACCGATCGTCTCCTGCCGCTGGGCGACGACGTGTCGATCCTGCCCGGGCATGGCGGCCTGACCACGATCGGTGCCGAACGGCACGGCAACCCGTTCCTGATCTGA
- a CDS encoding XdhC family protein, giving the protein MTPHPLSRDPLELAIAWAEAGQPAALATVIATWGSSPRPSGSMMAVSDTGRIEGSVSGGCVEASVVDSAATIMRENTSEILSYGITSEQAWSVGLACGGELDILVESVGPAGTLTLAMAQQAIALRRARQPVLLATRLSDRHHVLVTRTEQGLETPINDPPPDALRPALEQAFRDGRSQRVEDADGATWFLHLLTPPHRLLIVGAVHIAQVLAPLAMATGFATTVIDPRTQLATPERFPGIVLMTDWPDEALENVNIDDHTAIVTLTHDPKLDDPTLHAALNSPAFYIGALGSRKTQASRMARLRAEGFDTDRTARIHGPIGLAIGAVGAPEIALSILAEIVAVRRDAPLARDSGWG; this is encoded by the coding sequence ATGACACCGCACCCTCTTTCCCGCGACCCGCTGGAACTGGCCATTGCCTGGGCCGAGGCTGGGCAGCCCGCCGCCCTGGCCACCGTCATCGCAACCTGGGGCAGTTCTCCGCGTCCGTCCGGCAGCATGATGGCGGTCAGCGACACGGGCCGGATCGAGGGATCGGTCAGCGGAGGATGTGTCGAGGCGTCGGTCGTCGACAGCGCCGCGACGATCATGCGTGAAAACACCTCCGAAATCCTGTCCTACGGCATCACGTCGGAACAGGCATGGTCGGTGGGCCTGGCCTGCGGGGGTGAACTGGACATCCTGGTGGAATCGGTCGGACCGGCGGGAACGCTGACACTGGCCATGGCCCAACAGGCGATCGCCCTGCGCCGGGCCCGGCAGCCGGTCCTGCTGGCGACGCGCCTGTCCGACCGGCATCATGTACTGGTCACGCGAACGGAGCAGGGCCTGGAAACCCCGATCAATGACCCGCCGCCCGACGCCCTGCGCCCGGCGCTGGAGCAGGCGTTTCGCGACGGACGCAGCCAGCGCGTCGAGGATGCGGACGGCGCGACCTGGTTCCTGCATTTGCTGACACCGCCCCATCGGCTGCTGATCGTCGGCGCCGTGCATATCGCGCAGGTCCTGGCGCCGCTGGCGATGGCGACCGGTTTCGCAACGACGGTCATCGACCCGCGCACGCAACTGGCCACCCCCGAGCGCTTTCCCGGCATTGTCCTGATGACCGACTGGCCCGACGAGGCGCTGGAGAATGTGAACATCGACGATCATACCGCGATCGTCACCCTGACCCATGACCCCAAGCTGGACGATCCGACCCTGCACGCCGCGCTGAACAGCCCGGCCTTCTATATCGGCGCGTTGGGGTCACGAAAGACCCAGGCCTCGCGCATGGCGCGGCTGCGGGCCGAAGGATTCGACACCGACCGGACCGCCCGCATCCACGGACCGATCGGACTGGCCATCGGCGCGGTCGGCGCTCCCGAAATCGCATTGTCGATCCTGGCGGAAATCGTGGCTGTCCGGCGTGACGCGCCGCTGGCGCGCGATTCCGGCTGGGGATGA
- a CDS encoding DUF192 domain-containing protein translates to MWDMRKITAACGLGILLATACVAGPACAQDADDTPTQAQPELPRQPLTITGHDGVKHVFSVELATTPRQQRVGEMFRTSIPADRGMIFVWPYPQQSDMWMENTLVPLDIVFIGEDGRISSITENAVPQSLARISSHGPARATLELQGGLTAKLGIVVGDKVESKALTASAG, encoded by the coding sequence ATGTGGGATATGCGCAAGATCACTGCCGCATGCGGCCTGGGCATTCTGCTGGCCACCGCCTGCGTCGCCGGACCGGCCTGCGCCCAGGATGCGGATGACACGCCCACCCAGGCGCAGCCCGAGTTGCCGCGCCAGCCCCTGACGATCACCGGCCATGACGGCGTGAAGCATGTCTTTTCCGTGGAACTGGCCACCACCCCCCGCCAGCAGCGGGTGGGCGAGATGTTCCGTACTTCGATCCCTGCCGATCGCGGCATGATCTTCGTCTGGCCCTATCCGCAGCAGAGCGACATGTGGATGGAAAACACGCTGGTGCCGCTGGACATCGTCTTCATCGGCGAGGACGGCCGGATTTCCTCGATCACCGAAAATGCCGTGCCGCAGAGCCTGGCGCGCATCAGCAGCCACGGCCCGGCACGCGCCACCCTGGAACTGCAGGGCGGGCTGACCGCGAAGCTCGGCATCGTCGTCGGAGACAAGGTGGAAAGCAAGGCCCTGACAGCGTCGGCCGGCTGA
- the ychF gene encoding redox-regulated ATPase YchF gives MGFNCGIVGLPNVGKSTLFNALTETASAQAANYPFCTIEPNVGRVAVPDPRLQALAAIGKSQKILPTSLEFVDIAGLVRGASRGEGLGNQFLANIREVDAIIHVLRCFEDDDITHVEGGIDPIRDAEIIETELMLADLDSLEKRIVALQKKAKGNDRDAAAQVALMEPLIAVLREGRPARQAIPAGQEEAVRRLQLMTSKPVLYVCNVEEASAATGNEWSERVRARAEAEGAVAVVVSAAIEAEVSQLGPEDRKEFLDGLGLSDSGLDRVIAAGYRLLGLRTYFTVGPKETRAWTITAGTRAPQAAAVIHNDFERGFIACETVAYDDYIRYQGEAGAKEAGKLRIEGRDYVVQDGDVLLFRFNV, from the coding sequence ATGGGGTTCAATTGCGGCATCGTGGGCCTGCCGAATGTCGGCAAGTCCACTCTGTTCAACGCCCTGACCGAAACCGCGTCGGCCCAGGCCGCGAACTATCCGTTCTGCACGATCGAACCGAATGTCGGCCGCGTGGCGGTGCCCGACCCGCGACTGCAGGCCCTGGCCGCCATCGGCAAGTCGCAGAAGATCCTGCCGACCAGCCTGGAATTCGTCGATATCGCGGGCCTGGTGCGCGGCGCCTCGCGCGGCGAGGGACTGGGCAACCAGTTCCTGGCGAATATCCGCGAGGTCGATGCGATCATCCACGTCCTGCGCTGTTTCGAGGATGACGACATCACCCATGTCGAAGGCGGGATCGATCCGATCCGCGACGCCGAGATCATCGAGACCGAACTGATGCTGGCGGACCTGGATTCGCTGGAAAAGCGCATCGTCGCCCTGCAGAAGAAGGCCAAGGGCAACGACCGCGACGCCGCCGCCCAGGTCGCGCTGATGGAACCGCTGATCGCGGTCCTGCGCGAGGGCCGGCCCGCCCGCCAGGCCATTCCCGCCGGGCAGGAAGAGGCCGTGCGCCGCCTGCAGCTGATGACCAGCAAGCCGGTCCTGTATGTCTGCAATGTCGAGGAAGCCTCGGCCGCCACCGGCAATGAATGGTCCGAACGCGTCCGGGCCCGGGCCGAGGCCGAGGGCGCGGTCGCCGTCGTGGTCTCCGCCGCGATCGAGGCCGAGGTCAGCCAGCTCGGCCCCGAGGACCGCAAGGAATTCCTCGACGGGCTGGGCCTGTCCGACAGCGGCCTGGACCGGGTGATCGCCGCGGGCTACCGCCTGCTGGGCCTGCGGACCTATTTCACCGTGGGGCCCAAGGAAACCCGTGCCTGGACGATCACCGCCGGCACCCGCGCGCCCCAGGCCGCCGCCGTGATCCATAATGATTTCGAACGCGGCTTCATCGCCTGCGAAACCGTCGCCTATGACGACTACATTCGCTACCAGGGCGAAGCGGGCGCCAAGGAAGCCGGCAAGCTGCGGATCGAAGGCCGCGACTATGTCGTGCAGGATGGCGACGTCCTCCTCTTCCGCTTCAACGTCTGA
- a CDS encoding nicotinate-nucleotide adenylyltransferase: MSSIAAWGDGRRTRIGVLGGSFNPVHDGHLQLARRALRHLRLDQVWLMISPGYPLKPVQGMAPFDVRLASVAARFDGRRLVATDIERRLGTRYTVDTLGLLRLRFPHAAFVWLMGADGLADLARWRDWRRIVSLVPFAVLPRPTYNPGALRGEAAVALARWRRPARQAPILADCAPCAWAFLPAPQIGISATELRASALRQRSRHPTHKHTTHQE, encoded by the coding sequence ATGTCGTCCATTGCGGCCTGGGGGGACGGTCGGCGAACCCGGATCGGCGTGCTGGGCGGATCGTTCAATCCGGTCCATGACGGCCACCTGCAACTCGCGCGGCGGGCGCTCCGGCATTTGCGGCTGGATCAGGTCTGGCTGATGATCTCGCCGGGCTATCCGCTGAAGCCCGTACAGGGCATGGCTCCGTTCGATGTCCGGCTGGCCAGCGTGGCGGCCCGGTTCGACGGGCGGCGCCTCGTCGCCACCGATATCGAGCGACGGCTGGGCACCCGCTATACGGTCGATACGCTGGGCCTGCTGCGACTGCGTTTTCCCCATGCCGCCTTCGTGTGGCTGATGGGGGCGGACGGCCTGGCGGACCTGGCGCGCTGGCGGGACTGGCGGCGCATCGTTTCGCTGGTACCGTTCGCGGTCCTGCCGCGGCCGACCTACAATCCGGGGGCCTTGCGGGGCGAGGCGGCGGTGGCGCTGGCGCGCTGGCGGCGCCCGGCGCGCCAGGCCCCGATCCTGGCCGATTGCGCGCCCTGTGCTTGGGCCTTTCTTCCGGCCCCCCAGATCGGTATATCAGCAACGGAATTGCGTGCCTCGGCGTTGAGGCAGCGATCGCGCCACCCGACGCACAAGCACACCACGCATCAGGAGTAA
- a CDS encoding RidA family protein has protein sequence MSKIIRTEPNAILSKVVEYHGFLFTQGFVARDLTGDATTQTRDILEQIDEALELHGTDKTRLLQAQIWLKDIADRDDLNAVWSAWLPKDGAPARACVQAVMANPAMLVEIMVICTK, from the coding sequence ATGAGCAAGATCATCCGCACGGAACCGAACGCGATCCTGTCGAAGGTCGTGGAATATCACGGCTTCCTGTTTACCCAGGGTTTCGTCGCGCGCGACCTGACGGGCGACGCGACCACCCAGACCCGCGACATTCTGGAGCAGATCGACGAGGCGCTGGAACTGCACGGCACCGACAAGACCCGCCTGCTGCAGGCCCAGATCTGGCTGAAGGACATTGCCGACCGCGACGACCTGAACGCCGTGTGGTCCGCGTGGCTGCCGAAGGACGGCGCACCGGCGCGCGCCTGCGTGCAGGCGGTCATGGCCAATCCGGCGATGCTGGTCGAAATCATGGTCATCTGCACGAAGTAG